From the genome of Mycetocola spongiae, one region includes:
- the thrS gene encoding threonine--tRNA ligase, with protein sequence MSDGFEKFPDRNVVAMRVNGELRDLATTLSTTDVAEPVTIDSEDGLNILRHSAAHVLAQAVQKVNPDAKLGIGPPVTDGFYYDFDVAEAFTPEDMKSLQKEMERIIKQGQRFVRRVVTDEEALAELADEPYKIELIGLKGGAEHGGDNESVEVGAGELTIYDNVDPKTGETVWKDLCRGPHLPSTRLIGNGFALMRVAAAYWRGSEKNKQLQRIYGTAWPTKDELRAYQHRLEEAAKRDHRKLGAEMDLFSFPDEIGSGLPVFHPKGGIIRQEMENYSRKRHTESGYSFVNTPHITKGDLFMTSGHLQWYADGMFPPMHLDEVCDEHGHVTRQGADYYLKPMNCPFHNLIFRSRGRSYRELPLRLFEFGSVYRYEKSGTLQGLTRVRGMTQDDAHIYATPDQVKDELSSTLKFVLDLLKDYGLNDFYLELSTRDPESDKFVGSPQAWEEATETLRQVAVESGLELVPDPGGAAFYGPKISVQARDAIGRTWQMSTIQLDFNLPERFELEYTAADGTKQRPVMIHRALFGSIERFFGVLLEHYAGAFPVWLAPEQVVGIPVAEEYAEYLEEIFDRLRQRGVRAQVDHSDDRMPKKIRTHTKAKIPFQLIAGEDDRAAGAVSFRFRDGSQLNGVPVDEAIARIVDAIETHAQVSTAWQD encoded by the coding sequence GTGTCTGACGGATTCGAAAAATTTCCCGACCGCAACGTTGTCGCCATGCGCGTCAACGGTGAACTGAGGGATCTTGCCACGACGCTGAGCACTACCGACGTGGCCGAGCCGGTCACGATCGACTCCGAGGACGGCCTGAATATCCTGCGCCACTCGGCCGCGCACGTGCTCGCCCAGGCGGTACAGAAGGTTAACCCCGATGCCAAGCTGGGCATCGGTCCGCCCGTGACCGACGGCTTCTATTATGACTTCGACGTCGCCGAGGCGTTTACGCCCGAGGACATGAAGTCGCTCCAGAAGGAAATGGAGCGCATCATCAAGCAGGGCCAGCGCTTTGTGCGCCGCGTCGTGACCGATGAGGAGGCTCTCGCCGAGCTCGCCGATGAGCCCTATAAAATCGAGCTCATTGGGCTTAAGGGTGGTGCCGAGCACGGCGGCGATAACGAGTCCGTGGAGGTGGGGGCCGGCGAGCTCACCATCTACGATAATGTCGACCCCAAAACGGGCGAGACGGTCTGGAAAGACCTGTGCCGCGGCCCGCACCTGCCCAGCACCCGCCTGATCGGCAATGGCTTTGCGCTGATGCGCGTGGCGGCCGCCTATTGGCGCGGTTCGGAAAAGAATAAGCAGCTGCAGCGCATCTACGGCACGGCCTGGCCCACCAAGGACGAGCTGCGCGCGTATCAGCACCGCCTGGAGGAGGCCGCCAAGCGCGACCACCGCAAGCTGGGTGCCGAGATGGACCTCTTCAGCTTCCCCGATGAGATCGGCTCGGGCCTGCCCGTCTTCCACCCCAAGGGCGGCATCATCCGCCAGGAGATGGAAAACTACTCGCGCAAGCGTCATACCGAGTCCGGATATTCCTTCGTAAATACCCCGCATATCACCAAGGGTGATCTGTTTATGACCAGCGGCCACCTGCAGTGGTACGCGGATGGCATGTTCCCGCCCATGCACCTCGATGAGGTATGCGACGAGCACGGCCACGTTACCCGCCAGGGTGCCGACTACTATCTCAAGCCGATGAACTGCCCGTTCCACAACCTGATCTTCCGCTCGCGCGGACGCAGCTACCGCGAATTGCCGCTGCGCCTCTTCGAGTTTGGGTCCGTCTATCGCTATGAGAAGTCGGGCACGCTCCAGGGGCTCACGCGCGTGCGCGGCATGACCCAGGACGATGCGCATATCTATGCCACGCCCGATCAGGTCAAGGACGAGCTCAGCAGCACGCTCAAGTTTGTGCTGGATCTGCTCAAGGATTACGGGCTGAACGACTTCTACCTCGAGCTGTCCACGCGCGATCCCGAGAGCGATAAGTTTGTGGGAAGCCCGCAGGCCTGGGAGGAGGCCACCGAGACCCTGCGTCAGGTGGCCGTGGAATCCGGGCTGGAACTGGTGCCGGACCCGGGTGGGGCCGCGTTCTACGGCCCGAAGATCTCCGTGCAGGCGCGCGATGCGATCGGTCGCACCTGGCAGATGTCCACGATTCAGCTCGACTTTAACCTCCCCGAGCGCTTCGAGCTGGAATATACCGCTGCCGATGGCACCAAGCAGCGGCCCGTCATGATCCACCGCGCGCTCTTTGGGTCGATCGAGCGCTTCTTTGGTGTACTCCTGGAGCACTATGCCGGGGCTTTCCCGGTCTGGCTCGCGCCCGAGCAGGTTGTGGGTATCCCCGTGGCCGAGGAATATGCCGAGTATCTGGAGGAGATCTTCGACCGCCTGCGCCAGCGCGGCGTGCGCGCGCAAGTGGATCACAGCGATGACCGGATGCCCAAGAAGATCCGCACCCATACCAAGGCCAAGATTCCGTTCCAGCTCATCGCCGGGGAGGATGACCGCGCGGCGGGTGCCGTGAGCTTCCGGTTCCGCGACGGCAGCCAGCTCAACGGTGTGCCCGTGGACGAGGCCATCGCCCGGATCGTGGACGCCATCGAGACCCACGCCCAGGTCAGCACCGCATGGCAAGACTAA
- a CDS encoding NtaA/DmoA family FMN-dependent monooxygenase (This protein belongs to a clade of FMN-dependent monooxygenases, within a broader family of flavin-dependent oxidoreductases, the luciferase-like monooxygenase (LMM) family, some of whose members use coenzyme F420 rather than FMN.): MNCVSHISHGLWQLPGNNRHRYNDIGYWTELAQILEDARFDGIFLADVVGAYDVFRGGPETALREGMQIPNNDPLLVIPAMAAVTSGLGFGVTFSTSYEPPFAFARRMSTLDHLTRGRVGWNIVTSYLPNAARNFGLDAEIPHDTRYAIADEYLDVLYKLWEGSWDDDAVIRDRENRVYTDPSRVRYINHEGEHFRVAGPHLSEPSLQRTPVLFQATGSPAGINFAGKHSEVVFTGGATAEDFRRNAAGMREAAGRNGRSGDDLRFIVQAGVIVGRTEAEVERKLRDFHENKSLEAILAHRGVSFDLTAWPREYTIERIIRESGATDNPYLASLKPEATAGAVLDQILDGREGRFFVAGTPDVVADEIESWLDEAGIDGINLRQYHSFDTARDFAELVMPELRRRGRIREDYTPGETLRERLFGQGRARLPETHPAARYRGGAHL; this comes from the coding sequence ATGAACTGCGTCAGCCATATCAGCCACGGCCTGTGGCAGCTGCCCGGCAATAACCGACACCGCTATAACGACATAGGTTATTGGACCGAGCTCGCCCAGATCCTCGAGGATGCCCGCTTCGACGGCATATTCCTCGCCGATGTGGTGGGCGCCTATGACGTCTTCCGCGGCGGGCCCGAGACGGCCCTGCGCGAGGGCATGCAGATCCCCAATAACGACCCCCTGCTGGTGATTCCCGCGATGGCCGCGGTGACCAGCGGGCTGGGCTTTGGTGTGACCTTCTCCACCAGCTATGAGCCGCCGTTTGCATTTGCGCGCCGGATGAGCACCCTGGATCACCTCACGCGCGGACGCGTGGGCTGGAATATCGTCACCTCCTATCTCCCCAATGCTGCACGCAATTTTGGCCTCGACGCGGAGATCCCGCACGATACCCGCTATGCCATCGCCGATGAGTATCTGGACGTGCTGTATAAGCTCTGGGAGGGCTCCTGGGATGATGATGCGGTGATCCGGGACCGGGAGAATCGCGTATATACCGATCCCTCCCGCGTGCGCTATATCAACCACGAGGGTGAGCACTTCCGGGTGGCCGGCCCGCACCTGAGCGAGCCCTCGCTGCAGCGCACGCCGGTGCTCTTCCAGGCCACGGGCTCCCCCGCGGGAATCAATTTCGCCGGAAAACACTCCGAGGTGGTATTCACCGGCGGGGCCACGGCCGAGGACTTCCGCCGGAATGCGGCGGGTATGCGCGAGGCGGCCGGGCGCAATGGCCGCTCGGGCGATGACCTGCGTTTTATCGTGCAGGCGGGGGTGATCGTGGGTCGCACCGAGGCCGAGGTGGAGCGCAAGCTGCGGGACTTCCACGAGAATAAGTCCCTCGAGGCCATCCTCGCCCACCGCGGGGTGTCCTTTGACCTCACGGCCTGGCCGCGCGAATACACCATCGAGCGGATCATCCGGGAATCGGGGGCCACCGATAACCCCTATCTGGCCAGCCTGAAGCCCGAGGCCACGGCCGGTGCGGTGCTGGATCAGATCCTGGACGGACGCGAGGGCCGCTTTTTTGTGGCCGGCACCCCCGATGTGGTGGCCGATGAGATCGAGTCCTGGCTGGACGAGGCGGGCATCGACGGCATCAACCTGCGCCAGTATCACTCCTTTGATACCGCCCGCGACTTCGCGGAGCTGGTGATGCCGGAACTGCGCCGGCGCGGACGCATCCGTGAGGACTATACCCCGGGCGAGACGCTGCGTGAGCGGCTCTTTGGCCAGGGTCGGGCGCGCCTGCCCGAGACCCACCCCGCGGCGCGCTACCGCGGGGGCGCACACCTCTAG
- a CDS encoding ECF transporter S component, which yields MTDLSATIRTSSRFQPPWTISVPLIGKGVLGGVLYGLLGIFSYTLPGTEDITIRPAIAILVFLGIRFGPLVGGLAGLIGNPIVDLFQGDNVLVFWDWHLANALIGALAGVVAFYFREPEGPKVRAVRLAVISIISLVFGFALTFLDLLRGVGAYAWWSDAYLPAVGWSILVCVVLVPLLDSGWRPKSDAAPKAAAAKDAH from the coding sequence ATGACAGACCTGAGCGCCACTATTCGCACCTCCTCGCGGTTCCAGCCCCCGTGGACAATCTCCGTGCCCCTGATCGGCAAGGGTGTCCTGGGTGGGGTTCTTTATGGGCTGCTGGGCATCTTCAGCTATACGCTGCCCGGCACCGAGGACATCACCATTCGGCCCGCCATCGCCATCCTGGTCTTCCTGGGTATTCGGTTTGGGCCGCTCGTGGGTGGCCTCGCCGGGTTGATCGGTAATCCGATCGTGGATCTCTTCCAGGGCGATAACGTGCTCGTCTTCTGGGATTGGCACCTCGCCAATGCGCTGATTGGTGCACTGGCCGGTGTGGTGGCGTTTTATTTCCGCGAGCCCGAGGGCCCCAAGGTGCGCGCGGTGCGCCTGGCCGTGATCTCCATCATCTCGCTGGTATTTGGTTTTGCGCTGACGTTCCTGGATCTGCTGCGTGGGGTGGGCGCCTATGCCTGGTGGAGCGATGCGTATCTGCCCGCCGTGGGCTGGAGCATCCTCGTCTGCGTGGTGCTCGTGCCGCTGCTGGACAGCGGGTGGCGGCCCAAGTCCGATGCCGCCCCGAAGGCCGCCGCGGCGAAGGACGCCCACTAG
- a CDS encoding acyl-CoA dehydrogenase family protein: MTITTAAPDINLSDRLPETLAEIRARFAPIFERIARGAVHRERERELPFEAVRELREAGFGALRLPVEYGGAGLRLGELFDLLIDLGAADSNLPQLLRGHIAFIETWLVQPESPRRREWFQAIGRREILFGNAQAERGATSDQQTEITEVGGALAVTGTKYYSTGTLFADWIWSAARFRGRPVAFAIRADTPGITRIDDWDGFGQRLTGSGTTIYDGARVDPENILDWDESAESRPTAYTTGLYQAILLASLAGISRATKTEAIDFVRPRTRTFGKPGSAHPREDVLVQSVIGEVASLNFVVESAVRAAIAGLEAADAPRAEGIVPTEAAYERALIGVFEAQQVVIELTLRATTRLFEVGGASATAQGRALDRLWRNARTISSHNPAIHRAAALGDHYLNGTGLKSPIQLAREASEA, translated from the coding sequence ATGACCATCACCACAGCAGCCCCGGATATCAACCTCTCCGACCGCCTCCCGGAGACCCTCGCGGAGATCCGCGCGCGCTTCGCCCCGATCTTTGAGCGCATCGCGCGGGGTGCCGTGCACCGCGAACGCGAACGCGAACTCCCGTTTGAGGCCGTGCGCGAACTGCGCGAGGCCGGGTTTGGGGCGCTGCGTCTCCCCGTGGAATACGGGGGAGCGGGCCTGCGGCTCGGCGAGCTTTTTGACCTGCTGATCGACCTGGGGGCGGCGGATTCCAATCTTCCGCAGCTGCTGCGCGGCCATATCGCCTTTATCGAGACATGGCTGGTACAGCCCGAATCGCCGCGCCGGCGGGAATGGTTCCAGGCCATCGGCCGCCGCGAGATTCTCTTCGGAAACGCGCAGGCCGAACGCGGAGCCACCTCGGATCAGCAGACGGAGATCACCGAGGTCGGGGGAGCGCTCGCGGTCACCGGCACCAAGTATTACAGCACCGGCACGCTGTTTGCCGATTGGATCTGGTCGGCCGCGCGTTTCCGCGGACGCCCCGTGGCGTTTGCGATTCGCGCCGATACCCCGGGGATTACCCGCATCGATGACTGGGACGGATTTGGGCAGCGACTCACCGGCAGCGGCACCACGATCTACGACGGCGCGCGCGTGGATCCGGAAAATATTCTGGACTGGGACGAGAGCGCCGAATCCCGCCCCACGGCCTATACCACGGGGCTCTATCAGGCGATCCTGCTGGCGAGCCTGGCCGGGATTTCCCGCGCCACCAAGACCGAGGCGATAGATTTTGTGCGGCCGCGCACGCGCACATTTGGGAAGCCCGGCAGCGCCCACCCGCGCGAGGACGTCCTGGTGCAGTCGGTGATTGGCGAGGTAGCGAGCCTCAATTTTGTGGTGGAATCGGCGGTGCGTGCGGCAATCGCCGGACTCGAGGCCGCGGATGCCCCGCGCGCCGAGGGCATCGTGCCCACCGAGGCCGCCTATGAGCGGGCGCTGATCGGGGTATTTGAGGCGCAGCAGGTTGTTATTGAGCTGACCCTGCGTGCCACCACGCGCCTATTTGAGGTGGGTGGGGCCTCGGCCACCGCGCAGGGGCGCGCGCTGGACCGGCTGTGGCGCAATGCGCGCACGATCTCCTCGCATAACCCCGCGATTCATCGCGCGGCGGCGCTCGGCGATCACTATCTCAATGGCACGGGGCTGAAATCCCCGATCCAGCTGGCACGCGAGGCCAGCGAGGCCTAG
- a CDS encoding aldo/keto reductase translates to MPAIPLPSVLLGDGLNSAPLGFGGMGLSSTYGEADPEDSLRTLAHALDRGITLFDTANIYGNGGNEELFARFIRGRRERVTLATKFGLLSPPDPGGHVARGDAPYVRASLEASLARLGTDYVDLYYYHRVDTRVPIEETVGALAELRRAGLIRHIGLSEVTGPELERAAAIAPIAAVQSEWSLWSRDVEAAVIPTAARLGVGFVPYSPLGRGFLAGAVPADGVPADDLRSRFPRYSEELLAANLGIVTAVRDIAERLETSPASVALAWLWAAGRRAGIATVPIPGTRRADRVDSNLAALDVEFPAEDLRTLDGLYATVSGARSHQPAAISSGRE, encoded by the coding sequence ATGCCCGCGATCCCCCTCCCCTCCGTTTTGCTCGGCGACGGCCTGAACTCGGCCCCACTCGGCTTTGGCGGAATGGGCCTGAGCAGCACCTATGGTGAGGCCGATCCCGAGGATTCCCTGCGCACCCTGGCGCATGCGCTGGATCGTGGCATCACGCTCTTTGATACCGCAAATATTTATGGCAACGGCGGCAATGAGGAGCTCTTTGCGCGATTTATCCGGGGCCGCCGCGAGCGGGTCACCCTCGCCACCAAATTTGGGCTGCTCTCCCCTCCGGATCCCGGGGGCCACGTCGCCCGCGGCGACGCTCCCTATGTGCGGGCGAGCCTGGAGGCCAGCCTCGCCCGGCTGGGCACCGATTATGTGGACCTCTACTACTATCACCGCGTCGATACCCGGGTGCCGATCGAGGAAACCGTGGGGGCACTGGCCGAGCTGCGCCGCGCGGGATTGATCCGCCATATTGGCCTCTCCGAGGTTACGGGCCCCGAGCTGGAACGGGCGGCGGCGATCGCCCCGATTGCGGCGGTGCAGAGCGAATGGTCGCTCTGGAGCCGCGATGTCGAGGCCGCGGTGATCCCCACCGCGGCGCGGCTGGGGGTGGGCTTTGTGCCCTATTCCCCGCTCGGCCGCGGATTTTTGGCCGGGGCGGTGCCCGCCGATGGTGTGCCCGCGGACGACCTGCGCTCGCGCTTCCCGCGCTATAGCGAGGAGCTTCTGGCCGCCAATCTGGGCATCGTCACGGCGGTGCGTGATATCGCCGAGCGCCTGGAGACCTCCCCCGCGAGTGTCGCGCTCGCCTGGCTCTGGGCCGCGGGCCGCCGGGCCGGCATCGCGACCGTCCCGATTCCCGGTACGCGCCGCGCGGATCGCGTGGACAGCAACCTGGCCGCGCTGGACGTGGAGTTCCCCGCGGAGGACCTGCGCACGCTGGACGGGCTCTATGCCACGGTCTCCGGCGCGCGCTCGCATCAGCCCGCGGCCATCTCCAGCGGCCGCGAATAA